A stretch of DNA from Desulfosarcina ovata subsp. ovata:
CACACGTGTCGGTTGTATGCCGTCCAAGGCGCTGATCGAGGCGGCTTCACTCCATCATGCGAGGGAACGATTCGATGAATTCGGCTTGCGTGGCGCTCAAGGGGTGATTGTGGATGGACCGGCGGTTCTGGCACGGGTTCGTGCCGTGCGCGATCAGCTTGTGAAAGGCGTGGTCGGCCGTTATCATCAAATCATGGATGATACGCAGTTCATCAGCGGTCACGCACGGATCGTGGCGCCGGATTGCGTCGAGGTCAACGGCGAACGCATAGAGGCTGGTGCCATCATTATCGCGACAGGCTCTTCACCCGTGATTCCTCCTGCCTTTAGTGAACTGGGCGATGCCCTGCTGACAACCGATACCCTGTTCGAGCAGACATCGTTACCACGTTCACTTGCGGTGGTCGGACTGGGGGCCATCGGCTGTGAAATGGGTCAAGCCCTGGCGCGATTGGGTGTGGAGGTTCATGGTTTTGGTGGACGTTTCATCGCCGGTGTGAAAGATCCGGTCGCTGCCGAAAAGGTCATTGAACTCTTCGGACGGGAGATGTCGATTACAATGGGCGCTCGTGTGGTGCCACATCTGGAAAACGGCCAGGTGGTTATTGAGGCCGGTGATCGCAGGTATACGGTGGAGCGCGTGCTGGCCAGCCTCGGACGACGGCCGAATATAGGCGATCTTGGGCTTGAGAATCTCGGAATTGAATTGGATGAGCATGGCATTCCGCCGTTTGACCGCGAAACCCTGCAGATCGGTGATCTACCGGTTTATATCATCGGCGATGCCAATGGCTATCGCCTGATTTTGCACGAATCTGCGGACGAAGGGCAGATCGCTGCACTGAACATCATATATGGCAAACGCCGACCGTTTCCTCGAAGGGTGCGGATGTCGGTGACATTCACCGCGCCGCAAATCGCCTCGGTGGGTGCTCAGCTGAATGAACTGGACGCAGAGACCACTGCGATTGGCAGCGCCAGCGCGCAAATGAACGGCAGGGCGCTGATCAACGGTGACACGGATGGGCTGATCCGCATCTATGCCGACAAACAGAGCGGCCGCCTGCTGGGAGCCTCGCTTGCGATCGCGGATGGAGAACATATGGCGCACTGGCTGGCCATGGCGATCGGGCAGGCGATGACGCTCGACGAGTGCCTGACCCAACCGTTCTATCATCCGGTGATCGAAGAGACGCTGCGGGATGCGTTGCAGGACTGTCTGACGCAAACCGAGCTGGGATTGCCGAATCCGCCGGGTCTGATGCCCGGCGTAACCATGTTGCCGGCGGCTCGGTAGGGACGCGATGCCCGTGCCAAGCCACGGGCACTGCATCCTTGAGTTTGGACTTGGAGATCTCGCGATCGTCATTTTTCCATAATGTGCGGCAACATCTATAATACGTCGTATCAATGATCGGATTGTTGGCGATGATGGGTTAAATGCTGAACGTTGTGGCTGCACCCGTTTGTGCGGCCGACTTGAGTCTGGCCGGTACGTTGGTTGAAAAACTGGGCATTACCACCGAACAGGCAGAGGGCGGCGCCGGATCAATTTTCGATGTCGTCTCCAACGGTTTGAGTGCCGACTATTTCTCCAAGGTCACCGATGCGCTACCCGAAGTATCATCCCTGCTGTCGAGCAGCTCGTCAGCCAGTTCGAGTTCATCGAGCGGTTCGAGTTCCAGCGCCCTGGGCGGACCAACCTCGATCTTTCCATCGAGGCGCCCGGTCATCCCCTGGCCAGGATCTACAAAGAATTTTGACGGCCGGGACTGCCGGCGATCAGTTTACCCGGCGGTCGCGTCCCTGCCACTCTTTCTCGCGCAGCTTGAATTTCTGGATCTTGCCGGTGGCCGTTTTGAGCAGTGGCCCAAACTCAACTGTCTTGGGGGCCTTGAAACGGGCCAGGTTGGCCTTGCAAAAATCGATAATCTCGGCGGCCGTCGGGCTCGATCCCGGCTTGGGCACGATGAAGGCTTTGGGCACCTCGCCCCATTTGGGATCCGGCACCGGCACCACGGCCACTTCCATGACATCCGGATGGCGGTAGAGTACGTTTTCTACCTCGACGGTGGAGATGTTCTCCCCGCCGCTGATGATGATGTCTTTCTTGCGATCCATGATCTGGATGTAGTTGTCCGGATGCATCACCGCCAGGTCGCCGCTATGGAACCAGCCGCCGGCAAAGGCCGTTTCGGTGGCTTCGGGGTCGTTGTAGTAGCCCAGCATGACGTTGTTGCCGCGCATCACGATTTCGCCCATGGTCTGGCCATCGCGGGGCACCGGTTGCATGGTTGCCGGGTTGACCACATCCATGTGCTGGGCAACGATGTAGGGTACGCCCTGGCGGGCCTTGAGCTGGGCCTTCTCATCGTCGGAAAGGCCGTCCCACTGGGGCTGCCACTGGCAGACGCTATGGGGGCCGAAGACCTCGGTCAGGCCATAGGTCTGGGTGATGTTGGCGCCGATACCTTCCATGTTTTGGATCACCGTGGGTGCCGGCGGGGCGCCGGCGGTCATGATCTCCAGCCGTTTTTCCAGGCTCAGCTTGTGTTCGGTGGCGTAGGCGGACATGCTGATCAAAATGGTCGGGGCCGCACACAGGTGGGTGACGCCCTCCTCGGCGACGATCCGGAAAATCTCCTCCGGAACCACCTTGCGCAGGCACACATGGGTGGCGCCCATGGCCGTGATGCCCCAGGTGAAACACCAGCCATTGCAGTGGAACATCGGCAGCGTCCACAGGTAGACCGAGTTGGCTGTGGTGCTGAACTCCAGCTGCTCGCCCAGGGCGTTGAGGTAGGCGCCGCGGTGGTGGTACATGACTCCCTTGGGCAGGCCGGTGGTGCCACTGGTGTAGTTGATGGTGGCCACCTGGCGTTCGTCGTCGACCTCTATTTCCATCGGATCCGGATCGCCTTCCGCCAGGAAGGCCTCGTAATCCGGGCCGTCCAGGGGCGTGTCGGCGCTGATGTCGCAGATGTTGACCACCGTCTGAACCTTTTCCAGCTGGTCCATGGCCGGGGCCACCAGGTCGGCGAATTCATTGTCCACGAAAATGGCCTTGCTGTCCGAATGGTTGATGATGTAGGCCACCTCGTTGGATGAGAGGCGGATATTGATACTCACCAGGGCCGCGCCGATCATGGGCACGGCGTAGTGGGCTTCGAGCATGGGCGGCGTATTGGGGCAGATGAAGGCCACCTTGTCGCCCTTGCCGATGCCCCGTTTCTTGAGCGCGCTGGCCAGCCGGTTGACCCGCTCGAAAAATTCACTGTAGGTGCGCCGGATGTCGCCGTAAACCACTGCCGTTTTGTCGGGAAACACCATGGCGCTGCGGACGATAAACTTTACCGGGCTGAGGATATCGTAGTTGACTGTGGGTTGAGACATCGTCGTATTCCTTTCGGAGAGAAGTTTTACATTTTTACAAGACCATCACATTACCGCCGGGGATGATTACTTGAGTTTTCCCAGCAGTGCACTGGCAATGGTGTTTTTCTGGATTTCGCGGGTGCCTTCGTAGAGTTCGGTGATCTTGGCATCCCGGGCAAAGCGCTCCACTTCGTACTCCTGCATGTAACCGTAGCCGCCGAGCAATTGGATGGCTTCGTCACATACTTCCACGGCGGCCCTGGCCGCGGCCATTTTGGCCATGCTGGTCAGCTTGGGATCGATGCGTCCCTGATCGAAATTCCAGGCAGCCTTGTAGGTCATCAGACGGGCCATCTCGATTTTGGTGGCCATGTCGGCGAGTTTGTGCTGGTTCACCTGAAACTGGGCGATCTTGCGGCCGAACTGCTCCCTGGATTTGATGTAAGCCAGGGCGCGGTCAAAGGCCCCCTGGGCCGTGCCCAGGGCCTGGGCGGCAATCAGGATGCGGCTTTCGTCAAAAAACTCGAGCACCTGGTAAAAGCCCTTGTTCTCCTTGCCGATCAGGTTGCTCGACGGCACCCGTACATCCTTGAAGGTGACCTCGGCGGTGTGCATCATGCGGATGCCCATCTTGGCGCCGACGTCGGTGGTGGAGACACCGGTGCGATCGGCCTCCACCAGGATCAGGCTCATGCCGCGGTAGCCTGGGCTGGCCTCGGGATCGGTCTGGCACAATACACTGTAGAAGCCGGCCAGCGGCCCGCCGTTGGTGATGAAAATTTGTAAACGGTCACGGGGCTATTAGCTGAAGAGAGGCTTAGATCCAACTCACATCAACAGAGATGCCTGCAAAGTAACATTCCAGGCATTCGACTATAAACGGAAATGTGGCTTTATCTCTCAGTCGGCAGGTTTCTTTTACAGACAAGATTCGTTCGACCCAGCGGTTGCCTTTGTCGCTTTGCGTTCCCAGACTACATTTGCGCCATAGCACGCCAAAGCGCAGAGAGCGTTCGGCACGGTTGTTGGTGGGTTCGACGCCATCATGTTCGAGAAAGGTCCACAATGCGTCAATTTCTCGTATTATTTGCCTGGCCAGGCGACCGGCACCGTCGGTGTCGTCTTCAAAAAGGCTGAGGATGAGCAACAAGGAGTTATAAAAACGCTCCCATTTTAAAGGTGGCGGTTTGTTTTTTGAAAATTCGATCAGGGTATTCAAATGTGCCAAGATTAACTTGCCGCCTCGCCTTTCGTTGAGTTTTCTACTCTCGATTAACGCCTTGGCCTTTCGGATCAAATGGGCCAGGCAGGTTTGCCGGCCATGGACCCATTTGCAATAAAGGCGATAACCATCGCTGATCAAGATGCCTTTCCAGTCGGCGATCAGTTCGAGAAAGGCCTGTTTGGATCTTTTCGGATCGATGCGGAAAAAGGCCACCATCGTATTGACCATTACCCAGAGCCATTGCAGATTGTGCTTTTTAAACCAACTGGTTTCATCGATGAAGTTGCACTCACTGCTGCGGGCCACCTGGCCGATACGCTCATAGGTGGAGGCAATGGCCTCGGAAGCGCGGTCGATAACCTTTTGGATCGTGCCGGTGGCGATTTTGATATCAAACACGGAGTGGACCAGTTGCTGCACATTTCTCCGACTCATGGCCTTGATACCACTCAGTTCGGCGATAAACGCACAAAACCGCGGGCCGTAGCCGGTGCTAAACGCCTCCGGAACCTGTGCTTTGACAATCTTGCCGCACCCAGGGCATTGACCTTGGTGCAGAACAAAATGGGTGATGTCCATCTCGATTTCAGGCAATTCGATATGTTGGTGAGTATGAAAGGGTCGCAGATTATCCCAATCCGATGAATGGAGACCGCAACCGCAGCACTCGGGCATCACATTTTGAGTATTGTTGGGCGTTAGCAGCATTTGCCCATGCCCCGGGTGTCCTTTTTGTCCGCCCGGCTTGCGTTCGCCTTTGGGCTTTTCGCGTTTGGGTTTGTTATAGGGCGGATCGGATGAGGGCGGTTTGCTGGAGTTGGTCGAGTTTTGGCGTTTTTGCTTTTCAAGCTTCTCGTTGTTTTTCTCCAGCTTGTCGTTTTGAGTTTTAATCGCCCGCAGCTCATCTTCCAAAGAAACGATGTACTGGCGTACCGGTTCAGCAGTAGCTTGCCAATCGGCATCTGAAATGGGTCTATCGGGCTTCATGAAAAGCACGATAGCATACTAGAAATGGAAAGTCTAGATATTTTTAATTATTTCAATAAGTTATTGATTTTGTATAAAAATATTGAAATTACGAGAGGTTAGCGGAGCGAAAAAAGTGCGCCGGATTGAGCGCCCAATATACCCCGTGAACGCTTACGAAAATTTTGCTGCCGTTGATCACCCAATCGTCGCCATCCTTCACCGCCACCGTATTCAGCGAGGTGATGTCGGAACCATGATCCGGCTCGGTGAAGGCCCCGCAGGAGAGGACGTCACCTTCGGCCACCTTGGGCAGCCAGGTCTCTTTCTGGGCGTCACTGCCGAAATGCAGGATGATTTCGGAAGCAAAGTCGGCCAGAATCAGGCAGGCCCCGACGGTGGAGTCCCCTGCGCACAGTGCTTCGGCGACCAGGATGTTCTCCATGACACCCATCCCCTGGCCGGAGTAGGCTTCGGGAAAATGGATGCCGATGAAACCGAGGTCAGCGGCCTTCTTCCATATTTTTTCGGGATACTGGTGGTTGGCTTCCATCTCGGCGATCAGGTTTTTGTCGAATTCGCCTTTGACAAAGTCCCTGACCGCTTTCTGGATCTGTTGCTGTTCGGTGGTTAGTGCAAACTCCATATTGCCTCCTTTTTTTTTATCGTCCGGACCGGGGATGGGGGAATCACTTTGCAGAGACGGGCTGTCCGGTTGCATGAAAACGCAGGTGAATGTACTGCCTGTACCCTAAGGATCGGGAATTTTATTAATTAAACAAAATTGCTTGTTCTTGCGCCCGTCTTCCGCGTTGCATCAACGGCCACATACTCCCGGTATGCAACCCTTGATGCGCCTTGAAGACGAACACAAGCCCGGCGCAATTACGTCCAATTCATTTCATCCCCGATCCTAATTAACGGGGGGGAAAGATTCAATCGGTCAGCAACCGATTTTCATATTGCCGATTGCCTGATGGGCGGTAATGTTTAAACCTACAAATTTGACGGTCTCATGTTCTAAGGGAGTCACCCGAAAATTAGGGTGACTTCGTGGACATGGATATTTCCCCGAAAGGGGTACGTTGCTTTTCTCCTGCTTTATCGAACCTGCATATCCCCGGTGGCCATAAAGCGTTCATGAAAACTGAACGCTTCGCTCAGGATATGCGGTTCGTGACCGCCCGAGGCCCGGATGGCCTGCTGGTAATAGTCCCATAGTAGGTCGCGATAGTTAGGATGGGCGCAACGCTTGATTACCTGCTCGGCCACCTGGCGAGGGGTCAGGGGACGGGTATCCACCAGCCCGTGCTCAGTGACGACCACGTCCACCGAGTGCTCGCTGTGATCAACGTGGGAGACCATGGGCACGATGGCCGAGATTTTCCCCCCCTTGGCCGTACTGGGGGTAACGATGAACGACAAAGCGCCGTTGCGGATGAAATCGCCGGATCCACCGATGCCGTTCATCAGTTGGGAACCCATCACATGGGTGGAGTTCACCTGACCATAAATGTCGACCTCGATGGCCGTGTTGATGGCGATAACGCCTAATCGTCTGACCACTTCCGGTGAGTTGGATATTTCTACCGGTCGAAGCACGATTTTATCTCGATAGCGGTAAATCTCATTGAAAAAACGGTTTCTGGCTTTGTGTGAAAGCGTCATGGCAGAGCCGGAAGCGGCCCGCACCTTGCCCAGATCAATCAGATCCAGGACGGCATCCTGCAACACCTCTGAATAGATATCAATGTTTTGGAAGAAGTCGTTGTCGATGAATCCGCTCAGTACCGCATTGGCCACATCGCCCACGCCGGACTGCCAGGGCAGGGCAGGAGGCATGCGGTCATGTCGAATTTCGTGGGCGACGAAATCCAGGATGTGTTCGGCGATGCGTTGCGATACCGTTCCCGGCTCATTGAATACGGCACAGCTGTCCTCCTCCCGGCTATAGAGAATAGCCACAACCTTGTTCGGGTCCATCTCGATGGACGGTTTGCCGATACGATCTCCGCTGCGGTAAATGGGAATGGGCATCCGATAGGGCGGATCCTCGGGGATGAAAATATCATGGATTCCCTCCAGTTCGGGGGGCTCCGAAGAGATTTCGATGATGATCTTCTCGGCCTCCTGAACATAGGTCGGCGTATTGCCCACGGACATGGAGGGAATCAGGTGGCCCTTCTCGGTGATGGCGATGGCCTCCACGACAGCCACATGGGCTTTTCCCAAGCCACCGTCGCGAACTTGGGCGGACAACCTTGAAAGATGGTCGTCCTTGAAACGGATCTCACCACGGTTGATTTTCTCACGCATGCCACGGTTGCTCATATAAGGCCGCCGCCAGGCGATCAGGCCGGCTTCGGCCAGAATGCCATCCACGGCATCTCCGGTGGATGCACCGGCAAACAAATTGATTTTGAAACGGTCTCCATCTTTGGCGCGGCGGACCAGCGCCTGGGGAATCAGTTTCGGATAGCCCGCGGTAAAACCGGAAATAAATACATTGGTTCCATTTTGAATGTGGCGACATGCCGTGTCCGGATCAGTGACTTTATCCAGAAGATGTTTCAAGCGAATCCGTTTTTCCAGCATTTTATGCTCCGTTTTATTTTCTTCAGCCAGATCAATGTGAAGTTCACTGTATCATTTCCCGTTTAACGCCTGACGGTTACGGGGTTTGGGGCGCCGCCAGAGTATCCAGGAATAGATCACACCATTGACAACAAGAACAACAGCTCCCAGAAGGAATTGAAAATGCCGGCTAAGCGGCGTTGGATAAAGCAAAGGCGTCAGATATTGCTCAACAACGCCAATTTTATCAATGGCCATACCGGCTTTTAAACGCAACCCGTGCTCAAGCGGGCCCAGCGGGAAAAAACAGCCCGTGAGCATCCCACATGCAGACCAAAGCGCGACGGGGACATGGAATACGATCAAGCGGCGCCATTGGAGCACGCCGAATGCACCAAACAGTGCGAAAATGACAGCGGCAAAATAGACGATCAGGACCAGATCTGCCAATATGCGGTAAACCATCTGCCGTCTTTCCGTTCATCTTTTAATGGGGATACCAACGGACCATCAGATACAGGTGTAGATTTTCGATCTGCCGGTTATCGTGGTCGTTTTCTTGACGTGGCGGAAATGTCGTTTCAGAAAAACCAGCTCATGCTTCAGGATTTGAACAGCCCTTTCCCGGCCCATGGACATCAGCCGGATATAAAAAAGCAGCCGTACCAGTCGGTTTTCAGGAACCTCGTGCTCCATCATCAAAAAAGGCTTTCCCGGCAGGAGGCAGCGCTTGATTTCCTCTATCGTCTTGACCTGCGTTTTGCCTTTCAGTTCATAGAAGGCATGGGAGCAGGTAATGGCGGCAAAGACACCGGTTTTGAACGGCAGCCGGGAACAGTCCGCCTGCACCAGGCAGACCCGAGCGTTGCTCCGCGTCTTTTCGTGGGCCGCCCTGAGCATCCCCGATGAAAAATCGAGCCCCACGACCACGCCCGTGTTTTCCACCCGGGCGGCCAGGGGCCTCAGGGCCGCACCGGTACCGGTACAGATGTCGAGCACGATATCTCCAGGCCCGGCGGCGGTGTGTTCGGCGAGGATATCACGCAAAGCGCCTTGCCCGTCGGTGGCGTGCATGGCGATAAACCGGTCATAGAATTTCGAAAACAGGTCGTAATAGTTGCGTCTGATTTTACCCATGGCGGCAGGTCCCTTCAACAATACGGATATTCCGACTTTTTGCTGGGGATGTCAACCGATACCGCGACGAAAAGGAGATTGCCTCGGGAAGTAGCTCTGCACACCGGTGTGACGATTTCATGTTCACCGAAATGCTGGTGATCGCCTTTTTCCAACCGCCATAACTTCTATAAAGTCATCCATCTCTGGTAGACAACGGCTTTGGAAATTTCCCATTTCTTTTTAGATGAAAAACAGACATATTATTTCCACATCTTGATAAGTTGCTCACATACGCAAAAGTATGTCGGGTGAAAAATATTATGATGCCTTAGGCTGGCGGAAAAAAATAATTCCCCCAGATCGCGCCGGATTTGGGGTCGTCTACAAGGCGCCGCCACCGGTGCATATCGGGAATATGTGCCTGTGGCGGCAACACGGTAGATGGGCACAAAGACAAGCAGGATGGTGGAATTATTTCTTTCCGCCAGCCTTACCTGGAGGCAACGATTTGACTTGGCGGATGGACCATAAGGAATTGCTGAAGAAATATACTGTCTTATTGGAAGAGGTAGAACGATTAACAAAAGAAAATAGCCGCTTGAAAGCTCAACTGGAGCTGCTGACGTCCGAGACCTCCGGGAAGGCTCCTGAAGAAATAAAAAACGTTGAGAAAAAGGCTTGCGACGAATCCATTACGAATAATTTCAAAACAGATGTTGATAATAAGTCGGACTCCAATGCCAAGATTCATCTTTTTATGTCGCTTTTCAAAGGCCGCAGTGATGTTTATGCGAAGCGATGGGAAAGCAAAAACAAAGGCACATCCGGCTATTCACCGGTTTGCCTGAACCAATGGCAGGCAGGAGTGTGCAAAAAACCAAAAATTTCCTGTTCAAAATGTGAAAACAAAGATTATGCGGCCCTGGATGAAAATGCCATTGAAAATCATCTGAGAGGGAACATCGTTGTTGGCGTCTATCCAATGCTACAGGATGAAACATGCCACTTTTTGGCCGTTGATT
This window harbors:
- a CDS encoding dihydrolipoyl dehydrogenase, which translates into the protein MRRKVDVVIIGAGSAGVTALFTLARAGKSFVLINSGEEGSTCTRVGCMPSKALIEAASLHHARERFDEFGLRGAQGVIVDGPAVLARVRAVRDQLVKGVVGRYHQIMDDTQFISGHARIVAPDCVEVNGERIEAGAIIIATGSSPVIPPAFSELGDALLTTDTLFEQTSLPRSLAVVGLGAIGCEMGQALARLGVEVHGFGGRFIAGVKDPVAAEKVIELFGREMSITMGARVVPHLENGQVVIEAGDRRYTVERVLASLGRRPNIGDLGLENLGIELDEHGIPPFDRETLQIGDLPVYIIGDANGYRLILHESADEGQIAALNIIYGKRRPFPRRVRMSVTFTAPQIASVGAQLNELDAETTAIGSASAQMNGRALINGDTDGLIRIYADKQSGRLLGASLAIADGEHMAHWLAMAIGQAMTLDECLTQPFYHPVIEETLRDALQDCLTQTELGLPNPPGLMPGVTMLPAAR
- a CDS encoding long-chain-fatty-acid--CoA ligase, which codes for MSQPTVNYDILSPVKFIVRSAMVFPDKTAVVYGDIRRTYSEFFERVNRLASALKKRGIGKGDKVAFICPNTPPMLEAHYAVPMIGAALVSINIRLSSNEVAYIINHSDSKAIFVDNEFADLVAPAMDQLEKVQTVVNICDISADTPLDGPDYEAFLAEGDPDPMEIEVDDERQVATINYTSGTTGLPKGVMYHHRGAYLNALGEQLEFSTTANSVYLWTLPMFHCNGWCFTWGITAMGATHVCLRKVVPEEIFRIVAEEGVTHLCAAPTILISMSAYATEHKLSLEKRLEIMTAGAPPAPTVIQNMEGIGANITQTYGLTEVFGPHSVCQWQPQWDGLSDDEKAQLKARQGVPYIVAQHMDVVNPATMQPVPRDGQTMGEIVMRGNNVMLGYYNDPEATETAFAGGWFHSGDLAVMHPDNYIQIMDRKKDIIISGGENISTVEVENVLYRHPDVMEVAVVPVPDPKWGEVPKAFIVPKPGSSPTAAEIIDFCKANLARFKAPKTVEFGPLLKTATGKIQKFKLREKEWQGRDRRVN
- a CDS encoding acyl-CoA dehydrogenase family protein, giving the protein MFITNGGPLAGFYSVLCQTDPEASPGYRGMSLILVEADRTGVSTTDVGAKMGIRMMHTAEVTFKDVRVPSSNLIGKENKGFYQVLEFFDESRILIAAQALGTAQGAFDRALAYIKSREQFGRKIAQFQVNQHKLADMATKIEMARLMTYKAAWNFDQGRIDPKLTSMAKMAAARAAVEVCDEAIQLLGGYGYMQEYEVERFARDAKITELYEGTREIQKNTIASALLGKLK
- the tnpC gene encoding IS66 family transposase — protein: MKPDRPISDADWQATAEPVRQYIVSLEDELRAIKTQNDKLEKNNEKLEKQKRQNSTNSSKPPSSDPPYNKPKREKPKGERKPGGQKGHPGHGQMLLTPNNTQNVMPECCGCGLHSSDWDNLRPFHTHQHIELPEIEMDITHFVLHQGQCPGCGKIVKAQVPEAFSTGYGPRFCAFIAELSGIKAMSRRNVQQLVHSVFDIKIATGTIQKVIDRASEAIASTYERIGQVARSSECNFIDETSWFKKHNLQWLWVMVNTMVAFFRIDPKRSKQAFLELIADWKGILISDGYRLYCKWVHGRQTCLAHLIRKAKALIESRKLNERRGGKLILAHLNTLIEFSKNKPPPLKWERFYNSLLLILSLFEDDTDGAGRLARQIIREIDALWTFLEHDGVEPTNNRAERSLRFGVLWRKCSLGTQSDKGNRWVERILSVKETCRLRDKATFPFIVECLECYFAGISVDVSWI
- a CDS encoding acyl-CoA dehydrogenase family protein, with amino-acid sequence MEFALTTEQQQIQKAVRDFVKGEFDKNLIAEMEANHQYPEKIWKKAADLGFIGIHFPEAYSGQGMGVMENILVAEALCAGDSTVGACLILADFASEIILHFGSDAQKETWLPKVAEGDVLSCGAFTEPDHGSDITSLNTVAVKDGDDWVINGSKIFVSVHGVYWALNPAHFFRSANLS
- a CDS encoding succinate CoA transferase → MLEKRIRLKHLLDKVTDPDTACRHIQNGTNVFISGFTAGYPKLIPQALVRRAKDGDRFKINLFAGASTGDAVDGILAEAGLIAWRRPYMSNRGMREKINRGEIRFKDDHLSRLSAQVRDGGLGKAHVAVVEAIAITEKGHLIPSMSVGNTPTYVQEAEKIIIEISSEPPELEGIHDIFIPEDPPYRMPIPIYRSGDRIGKPSIEMDPNKVVAILYSREEDSCAVFNEPGTVSQRIAEHILDFVAHEIRHDRMPPALPWQSGVGDVANAVLSGFIDNDFFQNIDIYSEVLQDAVLDLIDLGKVRAASGSAMTLSHKARNRFFNEIYRYRDKIVLRPVEISNSPEVVRRLGVIAINTAIEVDIYGQVNSTHVMGSQLMNGIGGSGDFIRNGALSFIVTPSTAKGGKISAIVPMVSHVDHSEHSVDVVVTEHGLVDTRPLTPRQVAEQVIKRCAHPNYRDLLWDYYQQAIRASGGHEPHILSEAFSFHERFMATGDMQVR
- a CDS encoding DUF2784 domain-containing protein, whose product is MVYRILADLVLIVYFAAVIFALFGAFGVLQWRRLIVFHVPVALWSACGMLTGCFFPLGPLEHGLRLKAGMAIDKIGVVEQYLTPLLYPTPLSRHFQFLLGAVVLVVNGVIYSWILWRRPKPRNRQALNGK
- a CDS encoding class I SAM-dependent methyltransferase — protein: MGKIRRNYYDLFSKFYDRFIAMHATDGQGALRDILAEHTAAGPGDIVLDICTGTGAALRPLAARVENTGVVVGLDFSSGMLRAAHEKTRSNARVCLVQADCSRLPFKTGVFAAITCSHAFYELKGKTQVKTIEEIKRCLLPGKPFLMMEHEVPENRLVRLLFYIRLMSMGRERAVQILKHELVFLKRHFRHVKKTTTITGRSKIYTCI